The region CATATAAATCTATGTGTAGATCCCGATTGGATGCCATATGAAAAAATAGAAAACCATAAACATATTGGTATAGTTGCTGATTATATGAAAGATTTTGAGAAAAAAATTGGAATCCCACTAAAACTAATAGAAACAAAAGATTGGACTCAGTCTTTAGAATATATGAAAAATAGAAGATGTGATATTTTATCTTTTGTTATGGATATTAAATCAAGACAAGGTTATATGAATTTCACAAAACCTTATGTAAAAGCACCCCTTGTTTTAGTTACAAAAAGAAATGTGAGTTTTATTAGTGATTTAAGTGCTCTAAAAAATAAAAAAATTGGTATTCAAAAAAACTTTGCATACAATGAAATAATAAGACGAAAATACCCCGACTTAGAGATTGTAGATGTAAACCATTTAAGAGATGGGTTAAAAAGAGTTGAAAGGGGAGAGATATTTGGTCAAGTTACAACTCACCTAAATGTAGCTTATGCATTTCAAGAGGAGTATTATGGAAGTTTACAAATTTCAGGAAAATTTGATGAGCAATGGAAACTATCTGTAGGGGTAAGAAATGATGACCCAATACTTCTAAGTATTTTTGAAAAAATAATAGACTCAATAAGTGATGAAACAAAACAAAAAATCATTAATAAATGGGTTACTATTAAATATGAAAAAAGCATCGATTATAAACTGTTTTGGAGTATTATAACTTTTTTATTTTTTATTCTCTTGCTAATTTTATACACATATATACTTCAACGAAGATATATTAGAAAATTAACAAAAGTGAAAGAAGAGATTGAGATGTTAAATAGTACTTTAGAGAAAAAAGTACAAATTAGAACTCAAGAGTTAGAACTTTCAAATAGAAAACTGAAATTAAAAACTCGTGAATTAGAACATCTAAACAATACTTTGGATGTAAGAATAAAAGAAGAAATTAATAATAGAAAAAAACAAGAGCAATTTTTAATTCAACAATCAAAGTTAGCAGAAATGGGTGAGATGATAAGTATGATTGCCCACCAATGGAGACAACCACTTAGTGCCCTAAGCACAATCATACAAAATATACATCTTCGTTACTCACTAAATAAACTTAATAAAGAATATTTAGATAAACAAATAGTATTAAGTAATGCCTTAACAGAAAAGATGTCAAAAACTATTGATGACTTTAGAAACTTCTTTAAACCAAATAAAGAAAAAAAATCTTTTTCTGTAAAAGATGCTATTCAACAAACAATTTTTCTAATAGATGATAGCTTTAAAAGTAACAGTATTAAAATTGAAAATAAAATATCTGATGATGTTTTAATTTATGGCTTTGAAAGTGAACTTTCTCAAGTTTTATTAAATATAATTACAAACTCTAAGGATTCTTTTTTAGAAAAAAACATTGATAATCCCCACATTTTAATAAGAACTAAACGAATCCATACACATATTAAAATTATGATTTCAGATAATGCTGGAGGCATTAGTGAATCAATTATAAACAAAGTTTTTGAACCTTATTTTACAACAAAAGATAGCTACAATGGAACAGGTCTTGGTTTATATATGAGTAAAATAATTATAGAACAAAATATGAAAGGACAATTAAGTGTTAAAAATATTAATCAAGGAGTAGAATTTTCTATTTATATTCCTATCAATTAATATAAATGTTACTTTATAAAACCTAATAATTCTTTATACTTAGTTATCTAAAAAAAACGTTTTAATGGTTACTTTTTCACTACTCTTTTCAGCAATAATTAAATTATCTGAAATATTCATATTTTACTTGTTTGATTATAATCTTTAACTCCCAAATAAGTACGGTATGAATACTTTCGATAAAACTATTTACAAATGGTAAAAAATAAAACAAGGGAAGGGAACAAGATGTTTACTAACATGAAAAGAAATATAGTAATGACTACATTAGTTGTACTATTAGGTGTAATGTCAGTTGCGCAAACAGCAGCAGCTGCTCAAAATTGGAGATTTTCAAATCTATACGGTAGAGGAACTGCATTTGGTGATTTATATCAACAATTAGCAAAAGATATTGAAAAAAATACAAATGGTGAAATTAAAGTTCAAGTATTATTTTCAGGTGAAGGTGTAGGTACTTCTGGTCTTTTAGGTGCTACTAAATCTGGGCTTATTACTATGGCTGCTCCTTTTCAATCTATGCATGCTGGTGAATTACCTGCTGGTGTAGTTGAAATTGGTTTACCAGGTGGTACTGCTGATACTGATAAATTATACAAACTTTTCCATGAAGATGGTTGGGATAAAATTCTTAAAAAAGCTTATGGTTCTCAAGGTTTAGTATGGTTAGAGCCTTACATTCAACCACCAGTTTATATCATCACTAAAAAACCTATTAAATCTGTTGCTGATTTCCAAGGTCTTAAAATTAGAGCTCCTGGTGCATATGGTAAATTCTTAAGAAACTTAGGTGCTTCTCCTGTTTCATTAGCTTGGAGTGAAATTTATACTAGTTTAGCTACTGGTGTTATTGATGGTTCTATTGGTTCTAATATGATTGACCACAGAGATGGAAACCATGTTGAAGTTGCAAAATATATGTATAGACTTCCTTTAGCTGGTGCTCAAGTTTTACCAATCGTTGTAAATAGAAATGCATGGAATAAATTAACTGATGCTCAGAAAAAAGGTGTTTATGATGCTACAGTTGCTCACGCTAAAAACCAATTAACTATGTCTAGAAAATGGGAAAAAGAAGCTGTTGCTCAAATGGAAGCTAAAGGTTTAAAATGGTCTCCAGAACCTTCTGAAGCGGATAAAAAAGCTTGGCATGATGCAGGTGCTGGTCTATGGGACGAGTACTCTTCTAAAGATAAATACAGCAAACAGTTAATTGATGTATTAAGAAATCAAGCTAAATAATTAAATTTATATAAGGATTCAATCAATGAATAAAGAGGTAAAAGTAACAAACAATAATGACCTTCAAGAAAGAAAAAATAAAGTTTTCGCTAGAGGTCAAGGTAATGCTTACCCTGTATATATTAAAGAGGCTAAAAACTCTGAAGTTTGGGATGTTGAAGGTAATAGATTAATTGACTTTGGAACAGGTATTGCTGTATGTAATACTGGACACAGCCATCCAAAAATTATTGAAGCAGTTAAAGCACAAATTGAAAATTTCAGTCACACATGTTTTACAGTTACTCCATATGAAGTAGGTGTTGAATTAGCTGAAAAATTAACTAAAGTAGCTCCAGGTGAAACTGAGAAAAAAGCTATGTTTGTAACAACAGGTGCTGAAGCTGTTGAAAACTGTGTAAAAATTGCAAGAGCTCACACAGGAAGAAGAGGTATTATTGCATTTAATGGTGGTTTCCACGGAAGAACTAATATGACTATGGCTCTTACTGGAAAAACTATGCCTTATAAAAAAGGGTTTGGTCCATTTCCTGCTGAAATTTATCACTTACCATATCCAACAAGCTTTAATGGAACTAGCGTTAAAGATACTTTAACTGCATTAAAAAATCTATTTAAAGTAGATATTCTAGCTGAAGATGTTGCGGCAATTATCATTGAACCAATTCAAGGTGAAGGTGGTTTTTACCAAACTCCAGTAGAACTATTACAAGAACTAAGAAAAATTTGTGATGATAATGGAATTGTATTAATCATAGATGAGATTCAAACTGGATTTGCTAGAACAGGTAAAATGTTCAATATTGAATATGCTGGTATTGAACCAGATTTAATGACAATGGCTAAAGGTATTGCTGGTGGTTACCCACTATCTGGAGTTGTTGGAAAAGCTGAAATTATGGATTCTGCTATTCCTGGTGG is a window of Halarcobacter sp. DNA encoding:
- a CDS encoding transporter substrate-binding domain-containing protein, translated to MRFVFFIFIFLNILYADSSALTEDEKLWLENNEIKIGVSELYPLTYINKDNKIDGFVSDILKNIIKKYNIKIKPIKVKQEQIPLAIKEETIDLAPMINNDSIENDLGVYSSEILQIKRILFVRKEDNKINSFSDLINKKVAVVNQLGTIPNLKEKLSNIKVERTNNMKESVQKLLAGEVDALIASPIIIQEYLENNLIIDLKAIPSISFQPSKLFIFTSKNKIYLQSILEKGLNSISIKEEKELFDKWFLKDLANLPIIFTKDEIDYLDKKSHINLCVDPDWMPYEKIENHKHIGIVADYMKDFEKKIGIPLKLIETKDWTQSLEYMKNRRCDILSFVMDIKSRQGYMNFTKPYVKAPLVLVTKRNVSFISDLSALKNKKIGIQKNFAYNEIIRRKYPDLEIVDVNHLRDGLKRVERGEIFGQVTTHLNVAYAFQEEYYGSLQISGKFDEQWKLSVGVRNDDPILLSIFEKIIDSISDETKQKIINKWVTIKYEKSIDYKLFWSIITFLFFILLLILYTYILQRRYIRKLTKVKEEIEMLNSTLEKKVQIRTQELELSNRKLKLKTRELEHLNNTLDVRIKEEINNRKKQEQFLIQQSKLAEMGEMISMIAHQWRQPLSALSTIIQNIHLRYSLNKLNKEYLDKQIVLSNALTEKMSKTIDDFRNFFKPNKEKKSFSVKDAIQQTIFLIDDSFKSNSIKIENKISDDVLIYGFESELSQVLLNIITNSKDSFLEKNIDNPHILIRTKRIHTHIKIMISDNAGGISESIINKVFEPYFTTKDSYNGTGLGLYMSKIIIEQNMKGQLSVKNINQGVEFSIYIPIN
- a CDS encoding TRAP transporter substrate-binding protein produces the protein MFTNMKRNIVMTTLVVLLGVMSVAQTAAAAQNWRFSNLYGRGTAFGDLYQQLAKDIEKNTNGEIKVQVLFSGEGVGTSGLLGATKSGLITMAAPFQSMHAGELPAGVVEIGLPGGTADTDKLYKLFHEDGWDKILKKAYGSQGLVWLEPYIQPPVYIITKKPIKSVADFQGLKIRAPGAYGKFLRNLGASPVSLAWSEIYTSLATGVIDGSIGSNMIDHRDGNHVEVAKYMYRLPLAGAQVLPIVVNRNAWNKLTDAQKKGVYDATVAHAKNQLTMSRKWEKEAVAQMEAKGLKWSPEPSEADKKAWHDAGAGLWDEYSSKDKYSKQLIDVLRNQAK
- the gabT gene encoding 4-aminobutyrate--2-oxoglutarate transaminase, with the translated sequence MNKEVKVTNNNDLQERKNKVFARGQGNAYPVYIKEAKNSEVWDVEGNRLIDFGTGIAVCNTGHSHPKIIEAVKAQIENFSHTCFTVTPYEVGVELAEKLTKVAPGETEKKAMFVTTGAEAVENCVKIARAHTGRRGIIAFNGGFHGRTNMTMALTGKTMPYKKGFGPFPAEIYHLPYPTSFNGTSVKDTLTALKNLFKVDILAEDVAAIIIEPIQGEGGFYQTPVELLQELRKICDDNGIVLIIDEIQTGFARTGKMFNIEYAGIEPDLMTMAKGIAGGYPLSGVVGKAEIMDSAIPGGLGGTYGGSPVGCAAGLAVLEIIEEEDLINRANQIGDIFNKRLNELKAQFPDLICDVRNKGAMIALELMKDGDFEKPNAELTKALTAKATEYGLILLSCGFNSNVIRFLPALTISDEIVNEGLDKFQELFKDVVKN